One stretch of Thermococcus sp. 21S9 DNA includes these proteins:
- a CDS encoding PH domain-containing protein: MGEPELPKALGKVIDPGERVLYSVKKKVSLEKPKWLLVTDRRIIYLDEKILGRYDVRALPYQKLERVTVKLGIMSSEFIIEGEESITLKLGWMDKEEARKTINAIKEALNAIAVEPVSISVKKGLTSEEWVLNKPKELVTRTAPISHTAPVQEKKEDPMDRLKKLKELYDMGVISQEEYEEKRKKLLEEI, encoded by the coding sequence ATGGGAGAGCCCGAACTTCCAAAGGCCCTCGGGAAGGTTATTGACCCCGGGGAGCGAGTTCTTTACTCGGTCAAGAAGAAGGTAAGCCTCGAAAAGCCCAAGTGGCTTCTCGTTACGGACAGGAGGATTATCTACCTCGATGAGAAGATTCTCGGGAGGTACGACGTCAGGGCGTTGCCCTATCAGAAGCTCGAGAGGGTCACGGTCAAGCTCGGCATAATGAGCTCAGAGTTCATAATAGAGGGCGAGGAGAGCATAACGCTGAAGCTCGGCTGGATGGACAAGGAGGAGGCCAGAAAGACAATAAACGCCATCAAGGAGGCCCTCAACGCGATAGCGGTCGAGCCCGTGAGTATATCGGTCAAGAAGGGCCTCACCAGCGAGGAATGGGTTCTCAACAAGCCTAAGGAGCTCGTCACGAGAACGGCCCCAATCTCTCACACTGCACCGGTTCAGGAGAAGAAGGAAGACCCGATGGACAGGCTGAAGAAGCTGAAGGAACTCTACGACATGGGCGTCATAAGCCAGGAAGAGTACGAGGAAAAGCGGAAGAAACTGCTGGAAGAGATTTAG
- a CDS encoding DUF257 family protein produces MTNNELDEILSLLKPGETVLIEYTQDSPYELLLWLLVRWALDRGRAVLVDDVLDTFPEVLARLDVLGFDLSGFEDIPVVKIGGSRSAGRVIGTIDVDRHSIDFRYYERIYSKVSNDLMLNPVLGFHKLFLVLTDKELLRLIRNVAGFVGKKDRIALYLVNSDVMASKSGGFGALFREIATTVLALYPTERGYVLGVVKTSRRELLGKEVVIL; encoded by the coding sequence ATGACCAACAATGAACTCGATGAGATTCTATCCCTTCTCAAGCCCGGTGAAACCGTGCTCATTGAATACACGCAGGATTCTCCCTACGAGCTCCTCCTGTGGTTGCTCGTCAGGTGGGCACTGGACAGGGGACGGGCAGTTCTGGTTGATGACGTTCTCGACACTTTCCCAGAGGTTCTGGCGAGGCTCGACGTTCTTGGCTTTGACCTATCTGGCTTCGAGGACATTCCAGTGGTGAAAATAGGCGGTTCCAGAAGTGCCGGTAGGGTCATAGGCACCATCGACGTTGACAGGCACTCAATCGACTTCCGCTACTACGAGAGGATATACTCCAAGGTTTCCAACGACCTTATGCTGAACCCGGTTCTTGGCTTCCACAAGCTCTTTCTCGTTCTGACCGACAAGGAGCTCCTCAGGTTAATCCGCAACGTCGCGGGCTTCGTTGGGAAGAAGGACAGGATAGCCCTGTACCTCGTCAACTCCGACGTCATGGCATCTAAGTCCGGTGGCTTTGGGGCGCTGTTCAGGGAAATCGCAACGACAGTCTTGGCACTTTACCCCACGGAAAGGGGCTATGTTCTCGGCGTTGTAAAAACATCGAGAAGAGAGCTCCTCGGGAAGGAGGTCGTAATCCTCTAA
- a CDS encoding TldD/PmbA family protein has product MIEAVERLVKLLESENVEWEVFYQFGRSGSFRIERETLERSQRKFYSGIGLRVGLKGRLGFSYITGLHPSEEELKKLVERAVKLAKISEVPFRGFPASGRVNRVRGIYDRTIDEIPFEEAHRLALEYAELMQEKKGEETLSGSLSLAVGTSGVVNSNGIELEERSTYMGVSAYAVISEPPGTGSYRQSFTSLQPVEELERAVEKAVDEARLSARAKKLESYSGELVLEPNALASLIEVFLSNLYGDEVYHGRSRFSKPGDEIGSFTLVDDSTLPALPGSYSFDGEGVPGQRTVLVGDGIVRNFLLDHTYASFLGMESTGNALRTFRSVPYIGTSNLILEPGDESLEDYEGVIVRKVFGEHTANPVSGDFSLTVELGYVIENGELKPFKDNMLVGNVFELLRTLKPGRKVERISSFVSPRGLVEGRLV; this is encoded by the coding sequence ATGATTGAGGCCGTTGAGAGGCTCGTGAAGCTCCTTGAAAGCGAAAACGTCGAGTGGGAGGTATTTTACCAGTTCGGGCGCTCGGGCTCGTTCAGAATCGAGAGGGAAACCCTTGAGCGCTCCCAGCGGAAGTTCTACTCTGGAATAGGCCTCAGGGTCGGGTTAAAGGGCAGGCTCGGCTTTTCCTATATCACTGGGCTTCATCCAAGCGAGGAGGAGCTTAAGAAGCTGGTTGAGAGGGCGGTAAAGCTGGCGAAGATAAGCGAGGTTCCCTTCAGGGGCTTTCCGGCCAGTGGAAGGGTGAACCGCGTCAGGGGAATCTACGACAGAACAATAGACGAGATTCCCTTTGAGGAGGCTCATAGGCTCGCCCTCGAATACGCTGAGCTGATGCAGGAGAAGAAGGGGGAGGAGACGCTCTCGGGTTCGCTCTCCCTCGCTGTCGGGACGAGCGGGGTCGTCAACTCCAACGGAATCGAGCTTGAGGAGCGTTCGACTTACATGGGCGTTTCTGCCTACGCGGTCATCAGCGAACCGCCCGGAACCGGTTCCTACAGGCAGAGTTTCACCTCACTCCAGCCGGTTGAGGAGCTCGAGCGCGCAGTTGAGAAAGCGGTTGACGAGGCGAGGCTGAGCGCCAGAGCAAAAAAGCTCGAATCCTACTCGGGAGAGCTCGTTCTGGAGCCCAACGCTCTGGCTTCGCTCATAGAGGTCTTCCTGAGCAACCTCTACGGCGACGAGGTTTACCACGGCAGGAGCAGGTTCTCGAAGCCCGGCGACGAGATAGGTTCCTTCACGCTCGTGGACGACTCGACCCTACCGGCTCTCCCTGGGAGCTACTCCTTCGACGGGGAAGGCGTTCCGGGCCAGAGGACGGTTCTCGTCGGGGACGGAATAGTTAGGAACTTCCTCCTCGACCACACCTACGCCTCTTTCCTCGGCATGGAGAGCACGGGAAACGCGCTGAGGACCTTCAGGAGCGTTCCTTACATCGGTACTAGCAACCTGATTCTCGAGCCCGGCGATGAGAGCCTCGAGGACTACGAGGGGGTCATCGTCAGGAAGGTCTTCGGCGAGCACACGGCCAATCCTGTAAGCGGTGACTTCTCGCTGACGGTCGAGCTTGGCTACGTGATTGAGAACGGCGAGTTGAAGCCCTTCAAGGACAACATGCTCGTCGGCAACGTCTTCGAGCTTCTCAGAACGCTGAAACCGGGTAGAAAAGTTGAGAGGATTTCGAGCTTCGTCTCGCCAAGGGGCCTCGTCGAGGGAAGGCTCGTTTGA
- a CDS encoding TldD/PmbA family protein produces MEWLIKKAEELARKHGLDYYEIRLVKVTSRRLVMSNGQLRELSSNSELGIGARAFNGTWGFSSANDRERFEKAIETAMKIAKLSRGDAKIYLGEPVRDKVELKVKKPFTEIDIEEKLSLVKEIDGLLRGEKIVSRSVNYGDSIVETFYFNSLGSEIRTVVPRIRLGFSVTARENGEMQDFWKSFGGTLGWELIEGINLDHWTAHVKEKALELLRASSPPSGEMDVIADPELTGVFIHEALGHAVEADSVKNGDSILAGRLGERIAVEGLNVVDDPTLPGKFGSYPYDDEGIKAKRVEIIKDGVLVSYLNDRETAEYFGLEPNGHARAESYSHQPLVRMGNTYVEPGDWSFEEILEEVKNGLYMLGDKGGEVDTANGTFTFGAKLGYIVENGEIKEPVRDVALSGKILDVLKNIRAIGNDTRVEFPGYCGKGQWVPVDDGGPHILTRALVGGLR; encoded by the coding sequence ATGGAGTGGCTGATTAAAAAGGCTGAGGAGCTCGCGAGAAAACACGGCCTCGATTACTATGAAATCAGGCTCGTTAAGGTCACATCAAGGAGGCTCGTCATGAGCAACGGCCAGCTGAGGGAGCTCTCGAGCAATTCCGAGCTCGGCATCGGCGCGAGGGCCTTCAACGGGACGTGGGGCTTTTCGAGCGCCAACGACCGCGAGCGCTTTGAGAAGGCAATAGAAACGGCGATGAAGATAGCCAAGCTCTCCCGGGGGGACGCGAAGATTTACCTCGGCGAGCCCGTGAGAGACAAGGTCGAACTTAAGGTCAAGAAGCCCTTCACGGAAATCGACATCGAGGAGAAGCTCTCGCTCGTCAAGGAAATCGACGGCCTCCTCAGGGGCGAGAAAATCGTCAGCAGGAGCGTTAACTACGGCGACTCAATCGTCGAGACCTTCTACTTCAACTCCCTCGGGAGCGAGATAAGAACCGTCGTGCCCAGGATAAGGCTCGGCTTCTCGGTAACGGCCAGGGAAAACGGCGAGATGCAGGACTTCTGGAAGAGCTTCGGAGGAACCCTTGGCTGGGAGTTAATCGAGGGGATTAATCTTGACCACTGGACGGCCCACGTAAAGGAGAAGGCCCTTGAGCTTCTGAGGGCATCTTCACCACCCTCCGGAGAGATGGACGTCATAGCCGACCCGGAGCTGACGGGGGTTTTCATCCACGAAGCCCTCGGCCACGCCGTCGAGGCGGACTCCGTCAAGAACGGCGACAGCATCTTGGCTGGAAGGCTGGGAGAGAGGATAGCGGTCGAGGGTTTGAACGTCGTTGACGACCCCACTTTACCTGGCAAGTTCGGGAGCTACCCCTACGACGACGAGGGGATTAAAGCCAAACGCGTTGAGATTATCAAGGACGGCGTTCTCGTCAGCTACCTCAACGACAGGGAGACGGCTGAGTATTTCGGCCTCGAACCCAATGGCCACGCGAGGGCCGAAAGCTACTCCCATCAGCCCCTCGTGAGGATGGGCAACACCTATGTTGAGCCCGGCGACTGGTCCTTCGAGGAAATCCTTGAGGAGGTTAAGAACGGCCTCTACATGCTCGGCGACAAGGGTGGTGAAGTTGACACCGCCAACGGGACGTTCACCTTCGGGGCGAAGCTCGGCTACATCGTGGAGAACGGTGAGATTAAGGAACCTGTCCGCGACGTCGCGCTCTCGGGCAAAATCCTCGACGTTTTGAAGAACATAAGGGCCATCGGAAACGACACGCGCGTTGAGTTTCCGGGCTACTGCGGAAAGGGCCAGTGGGTTCCGGTTGACGACGGCGGGCCACATATACTCACGAGGGCCCTCGTGGGGGGATTGAGATGA
- a CDS encoding metalloregulator ArsR/SmtB family transcription factor, whose translation MERRNEILNYIRNRPGVTFRELARELGLGIGDLQYHLGKLEKDGKVFSRKVGRRRYIFPAGFEEEAQRLLMAISTETRRKILLLLMEGPMSQGELAEKIGVSQPTVSYHMRELEKLGVVKAERTGKSVIYTINYDPETLVRLIRDYRPGLWERLADSLIDLLAGMGEGE comes from the coding sequence ATGGAGCGGAGAAACGAGATACTGAACTACATCCGAAACAGGCCCGGCGTGACGTTCAGAGAGCTGGCAAGGGAGCTGGGACTGGGCATCGGCGACCTTCAGTACCACCTCGGAAAGCTCGAAAAAGATGGTAAGGTGTTTTCACGGAAGGTTGGCAGGAGGCGCTACATCTTTCCGGCCGGCTTCGAGGAAGAGGCTCAGAGACTGCTGATGGCGATATCAACGGAGACGAGGAGGAAGATACTGCTCCTGCTGATGGAGGGCCCAATGAGTCAGGGCGAGCTGGCAGAAAAGATTGGGGTCAGCCAGCCAACGGTGAGCTACCATATGCGTGAACTCGAGAAGCTCGGCGTCGTGAAGGCCGAAAGGACCGGAAAGAGCGTGATATACACGATTAACTACGACCCGGAAACCCTGGTGAGACTGATTAGGGACTACAGGCCGGGACTGTGGGAGAGGCTGGCAGATAGCCTTATAGACCTCCTCGCTGGAATGGGTGAGGGTGAATGA
- a CDS encoding S16 family serine protease, whose product MKRAVVLVLAVLLLLPLATPVMAQCPSEGHTVIMHAPAVAKTSTGELTGVVTEFVITVTPGHGHVYIETWPLAQVDMQASARLAAQVAGRVLGVNMSHYDVFIQVRANTSIIGGPSAGGTMTVGIIAALMGWKINPNVMMTGMINPDGSIGPVGGILEKAAAAHEAGVKLFLIPEGQRIQYVQETQKKEVGGVIEINTETKPVDVVKYAEERWGLKVVEVKDIYQAVYYFTGHKLPRPKAPENVKIDTSFLKNDALSDYKNTTEYYQRVMKELKESNVGYDTYMTLLTALTNAGQLLNQSKEYINEGMYYTALSKDFQARIVIRHVDWYLKTNTPQQVEELLKNTSKTIKSAEAYVENQSIRGITMLQAVAAAEQRVEDAKSSLDQAWKSYYSGDYWDAIGKAAYAYERAKTAILWTDLGKRFAKGEPIKKDLIRTTARDYIDESDLIVAYIESMYGDVLGNSLTDTIEKAQQYYDDGKYSAALFTAMQARVQGEVFLDTLAITNWTVLMDKLNMVKGDAKTAIGIAEEKGVTPILAIAYYEFAQSFEELAKKNQSIDDLQTAMTFYMYAKETANLFLSTPLNPVPKVPAGNSTIPEVSVPTATSSPAQSSTGSATGEADYGLIGLFAIVAFVVGLAVGRKL is encoded by the coding sequence ATGAAGAGAGCGGTCGTTTTAGTTCTGGCAGTGCTCCTTCTGCTCCCGTTAGCAACGCCAGTGATGGCCCAGTGTCCGAGCGAGGGACACACTGTGATAATGCACGCTCCCGCGGTTGCCAAGACCTCAACCGGCGAGCTGACAGGAGTTGTCACCGAGTTCGTGATTACAGTGACGCCGGGACACGGACACGTGTACATAGAGACGTGGCCACTGGCACAGGTTGACATGCAGGCCAGCGCGAGACTCGCGGCTCAAGTCGCGGGAAGGGTTCTAGGGGTCAACATGAGCCACTACGACGTTTTTATTCAGGTTCGCGCGAACACATCAATCATCGGCGGTCCCTCAGCAGGAGGAACTATGACCGTCGGCATCATCGCCGCCCTTATGGGATGGAAGATTAACCCCAATGTCATGATGACGGGAATGATTAACCCGGACGGCAGTATCGGTCCAGTTGGTGGAATCCTTGAGAAAGCCGCTGCAGCTCACGAAGCGGGCGTCAAGCTCTTCCTGATTCCAGAGGGCCAGAGGATTCAGTACGTCCAGGAGACCCAGAAGAAGGAGGTCGGCGGTGTCATTGAGATAAACACCGAGACCAAGCCGGTTGACGTCGTCAAGTACGCGGAGGAGCGCTGGGGTCTCAAGGTCGTTGAGGTCAAGGACATATACCAGGCCGTCTACTACTTCACCGGCCACAAACTGCCGAGGCCCAAGGCTCCCGAGAACGTTAAGATTGACACCTCGTTCCTCAAGAACGACGCCCTGAGCGACTACAAGAACACAACCGAGTACTACCAGAGGGTTATGAAGGAACTGAAGGAGAGCAACGTCGGCTATGACACATACATGACGCTCCTGACGGCCCTCACCAACGCGGGTCAGCTACTGAACCAGTCAAAGGAATACATAAACGAGGGCATGTACTACACCGCCCTGAGCAAGGACTTCCAGGCGAGGATAGTGATAAGGCACGTTGACTGGTACCTCAAGACGAACACGCCCCAGCAGGTTGAAGAGCTCCTGAAGAACACGAGCAAGACAATTAAGAGTGCCGAAGCCTACGTCGAGAACCAGAGCATACGGGGAATCACCATGCTCCAGGCAGTGGCGGCAGCCGAGCAGAGGGTTGAGGACGCGAAGAGCAGTCTCGACCAAGCGTGGAAGTCCTACTACTCAGGCGACTACTGGGACGCGATAGGAAAGGCGGCCTACGCCTACGAAAGGGCAAAAACCGCAATCCTGTGGACGGACCTTGGAAAGCGCTTCGCCAAAGGCGAACCAATCAAAAAGGACCTCATCCGGACAACGGCAAGGGACTACATAGACGAGTCCGACCTGATAGTTGCCTACATCGAGTCCATGTACGGCGACGTCCTCGGCAACAGCCTCACCGATACAATAGAGAAGGCCCAGCAGTACTACGACGACGGCAAGTACTCGGCGGCGCTGTTCACGGCCATGCAGGCGCGCGTTCAGGGCGAGGTCTTCCTTGACACACTCGCGATAACCAACTGGACCGTGCTCATGGACAAGCTCAACATGGTCAAGGGCGATGCCAAGACCGCGATAGGAATCGCAGAGGAGAAGGGAGTAACTCCGATACTTGCCATAGCCTACTACGAGTTCGCCCAGAGCTTTGAGGAGCTCGCGAAAAAGAACCAGAGCATCGACGACCTCCAGACGGCGATGACCTTCTACATGTACGCCAAGGAAACCGCGAACCTGTTCCTCTCAACGCCTCTCAATCCGGTTCCAAAGGTGCCAGCCGGGAACTCAACGATTCCTGAGGTAAGCGTCCCGACTGCAACCAGCTCCCCAGCCCAGAGTTCCACCGGCTCTGCAACGGGCGAGGCAGACTACGGGCTCATCGGCCTCTTCGCGATAGTTGCCTTCGTCGTCGGTCTGGCGGTTGGAAGGAAGCTTTAG
- a CDS encoding phosphoadenosine phosphosulfate reductase family protein, whose product MFALIARARKDAKALSYINERNYGGFLRVESLGGGRTKEDVIENLERVLEGPYIPVLLLGEKEKDLMEELLPVLRESGKPFYARVLRTKRVRNMRVDELYSHIEEIKARFRLGIEWNGTYALNPENPFGIEINPDYDIYLAIGDGFRKAMRSLLDVELGENSLVLRKTMNQEVYYSGPNKVAEVSKKLGFPTEVLWRCPCTEDVSLDSLISANREYIEAFASASKAFLRAFEDYDIVVPWSGGKDSTATLILAKEVFDEVTAVYVRMEYEMPGTDEYVEELAKRLGINLIRVDVPMPIEKYGMPTHRNRWCTKKKVEALYSVVSEFENPVLLVGDRDGESARRRLKPPVVERKTDFGRILEAMPIKFWSGFMVQLFILMRGFKLHPLYYEGFYRLGCTVCPSLAEWEVELLKKRGVKALPG is encoded by the coding sequence ATGTTCGCGCTCATAGCCCGGGCCAGAAAGGACGCGAAGGCTCTAAGCTACATAAACGAGAGAAACTACGGGGGCTTTCTGAGGGTTGAGAGCCTCGGCGGGGGCAGAACCAAGGAGGACGTCATTGAGAACCTTGAGAGGGTTCTTGAAGGGCCTTACATCCCGGTTCTCCTCCTCGGCGAGAAGGAGAAAGACCTCATGGAGGAGCTTTTGCCGGTTCTAAGGGAGTCCGGAAAGCCCTTCTACGCGAGGGTTCTGAGGACGAAGCGCGTTAGGAACATGCGCGTTGACGAGCTTTACTCTCACATCGAGGAGATAAAGGCCCGCTTTCGCCTCGGCATCGAGTGGAATGGCACTTACGCCCTCAACCCCGAGAACCCCTTCGGCATCGAAATTAACCCGGACTACGACATTTACTTAGCCATTGGCGACGGCTTCAGAAAGGCCATGCGCTCTCTCCTCGACGTCGAGCTCGGCGAGAACTCGCTCGTTCTGAGGAAGACTATGAACCAGGAGGTCTATTACTCCGGCCCGAACAAGGTTGCCGAGGTGAGCAAGAAGCTCGGCTTTCCGACGGAGGTCCTCTGGAGGTGTCCCTGCACCGAGGACGTTTCCCTTGACTCGCTCATCTCTGCCAACAGGGAATACATAGAGGCCTTTGCCAGCGCATCGAAGGCTTTCCTCAGGGCTTTTGAGGACTACGACATCGTCGTTCCGTGGAGCGGGGGGAAGGACTCGACGGCCACACTTATTTTAGCGAAGGAAGTTTTCGACGAGGTTACGGCGGTCTACGTCAGAATGGAGTACGAGATGCCCGGGACGGACGAATATGTCGAGGAGCTCGCGAAAAGGCTCGGGATAAACCTTATTCGCGTCGACGTCCCGATGCCCATCGAAAAATACGGCATGCCGACCCATCGGAACCGCTGGTGCACCAAAAAGAAGGTTGAGGCCCTCTATTCGGTCGTTTCGGAGTTTGAAAACCCGGTTCTCCTCGTTGGGGACAGGGACGGGGAGAGCGCGAGGAGACGGCTTAAACCACCGGTTGTTGAAAGGAAGACGGACTTCGGAAGAATCCTTGAGGCCATGCCGATAAAGTTCTGGAGCGGGTTCATGGTTCAGCTCTTCATACTCATGAGGGGCTTTAAGCTTCATCCGCTCTACTACGAGGGTTTCTACCGTCTCGGCTGTACCGTCTGCCCGAGCCTTGCCGAGTGGGAGGTCGAGCTGTTAAAGAAGAGGGGAGTGAAGGCCCTTCCGGGCTAA